The window CGGAGGCGGCGCTTTTTCCGGCAAGGATCCGACCAAGGTGGACAGATCCGCAGCTTATGCAGCCCGGTGGATTGCCAAGAACCTTGTGGCAGCCGGTTTTGCAAAACGCCTTGAAGTGGAGATCGCTTATGCAATCGGGGTTGCCCGGCCTGTTTCTATCGCGGTGGATACCTTCGGCACAGGAAAACTGCCTGAAGAAAAAATCGTGGCAATCATAGAAAAAGAATTTGATCTGCGCCCCGATGGGATTATCAAGCAGTTCAATCTGCGCAGGCCCATCTACAGGCAGACTGCAGCGTATGGCCATTTTGGCAGGGCGGACATCGATCTCCCCTGGGAAAAATTGGATAAAGTCGAAGTTCTTAAAAGGAGTATTTCATGAGCATTTATGGAGAAGTTAAGAAATCAAAACTGTTGGATGAGATTTACCTGAAAAACCGTATCCTGGTTGAAGGCCTCTCTTTTGAACCCGGGATTTTCAAAAACCTGGATCTGGGGAACAGGTTCATCGAACAGGTGAATGTGCTTTTTGCGGTTGATAAGCATGCCCACAATTCAGTGGAATTTCCCGGATGCTTTCTCACCCCCCTGGGAAATTACCGCACCCAGATACGGTGGAACCAGCAGAGCCCCCTTTCCCTGGTGTACGAGGATGGACAGTTCAACATTCGGGATCAGGGCAAGCCGGTTATAGAAAAGGTCAAGTTTGCAAAACGGCCTGACTATTACCGGCGCAAGACTTCTGACGGGACAGACATGCGGACTGTAGCCACGGATAACGGGAACGGGGCGATGTTTGTTTCATACAGCAACGAATGCTCTCTAAAAGAGAAGGGCCTGGATTGCCGCTTTTGCAATATCAATGCGACCAAATCCATTTATGGCGATTCCCAGAACATTAAATGGAAGACCCCTCAGCAGGTGGGCGAAACCATTGCGGCAGGCTACAACGAAGGCTTTGACCATGTGACAATCAGTGGAGGATTTATTTCCGAGCGCCGTGAAGTGGAATACTACATCGATGTGGCAGAGGCGATTCAGGAACATACAGGGCTTCAGGATTTTAACGGTACCGGCGTTATCGGGGCGCCTTTGGATCTGGATGTTTTTGAAAAATACAAGGAAGCGGGCTATCGTACTATGGCGACAAATATAGAACTCTGGAACGAAAAGATGTTCGATGTGATTTGTCCCGGGAAAGCCCAGCTTTGCGGGGGCCGGCAGAATTGGCTCAATGCCCTGGATGAAGAAGTGAGGGTTTTTGGAAAATACAAGGTGCGTTCCACCATGGTGGCAGGCATTGAACCCAAAGAGTCCCTTCTTGAAGGGGTAGAATATCTGATCGAACGGGGTGTCATTGCCCAGCCGAGCCAGTGGAACGTGAACGTGGGTTCACCCCTTGAGGGGCACAGGACTCCGAACCAGGACTGGCACTGGGATGTCTTTGAAAAGACCGTGACCCTCTATATCAAGCATGGGATCACCTGGGACGAACTGCGGGATTCAAATGCAGGAACCGATGCGGTCCCCTTTGACCTCTACCGTCTGGAACAGGGGATCGAGCTCAACGAAGCGG is drawn from Leadbettera azotonutricia ZAS-9 and contains these coding sequences:
- a CDS encoding radical SAM protein; the encoded protein is MSIYGEVKKSKLLDEIYLKNRILVEGLSFEPGIFKNLDLGNRFIEQVNVLFAVDKHAHNSVEFPGCFLTPLGNYRTQIRWNQQSPLSLVYEDGQFNIRDQGKPVIEKVKFAKRPDYYRRKTSDGTDMRTVATDNGNGAMFVSYSNECSLKEKGLDCRFCNINATKSIYGDSQNIKWKTPQQVGETIAAGYNEGFDHVTISGGFISERREVEYYIDVAEAIQEHTGLQDFNGTGVIGAPLDLDVFEKYKEAGYRTMATNIELWNEKMFDVICPGKAQLCGGRQNWLNALDEEVRVFGKYKVRSTMVAGIEPKESLLEGVEYLIERGVIAQPSQWNVNVGSPLEGHRTPNQDWHWDVFEKTVTLYIKHGITWDELRDSNAGTDAVPFDLYRLEQGIELNEAEKLKYTA